In the genome of Arenicella xantha, the window GCCTTTGAAGCCAAAAAAGATAGGAAACAAATGCCCCATAAACGCTGCTATCGCGACCAACGCGAGCATGCCGTTAGAGACACCAGCGTATTGCGCCAGCAGAACCGGGATCACACCTTTTAGAACATCGCCCAGCAAGGTAACAATTGCCGCGGCTTTACTTCCCGAGCGCAATACATTGGTTGCCCCGGGGTTGCCACTGCCAACCTCACGAGGGTCATCTAAGCGAAATAGCTTGGAGACGATAACTGCACTGGATATTGAACCCATCAGATAGGCGAACACTGGCCATAAGAACGGAGGAATTGCCGACATAGTATTAATAACTGCGTTTAGTGATGCCCTGATTGTACTGTGTTAAAGTGACAAAGGCTCACAAAAACAAGACGAGTAAGCAATTTGGACACTATCTACTTAAAAGGTTTGACGCTGAAATGCACAATTGGCGTTTGGCAATGGGAGCAAGCCATTAAACAAACACTCAAACTCGATATCGAGTTGAGCACCGATGCCAGCAAAGCCGCTCAAGATGATGATCTTGAGCAAGCCTTAGATTACCAGAAAGTTGCTGAACGAATGCAAATGGTCGCCAATGAAGCACCCGTCAAGCTACTGGAGACACTCGCGACACGACTAGCCAATGTACTGCTAGATGAATTCGAAACTACTCGAGTCAAACTAACTTTAGACAAAGGCCAAGCCGTCAAAGGCGTTAAAAACGTTGGTATCATAATCGAGCGATCACGCGACTAGATCCGGCGTCTTAAGGCGGACAATCACTGCATATCTGATGCAACGACTATTCCCAGAACTTGCTTAAAAACTTGCCTGCCGAGCTACGTTACAATTCCCATCGAGACCCGAATGTCACTCAACTCGTCGGCTCGAATGTCGAGTTTGTTCTCGGCAAATTGGTCGGCAGGTAACTTCGCTAACTCTTCGGCTTTAGCCATCGCTACGTCGACGACCTGGGCAGGTTCAACCACTTCATCAAGCATACCAATTTGAGCGGCTAGTACCGGGTCATAGGCACGCGACTGCACAATCGCTTGGCCGTGATGACGAGGGTCGATGTGAGCCTTAGCAATAATTTTCAAGAGTGGTGTAAAGGGCATACCAATTGCCGTTTCTGGGAGTCGAATAGCAAACTCTCCACTAGCGCCAACACGATAATCAGCAGCTAATAGCATGAAAACACCCATTCCAACTGCGTGACCTTCGCAGGCAATCACCACCGGTTGCGGATGAGAGTATAATTTCTCCATAAAAATCATACCCTGATTAAGCATACCTTTAGCCACGTCCATACCTTGGGCCAATACTTTTAGGTCGAACCCAGCCGAAAACATGCCTGGATTACCGCAAATCAACACGGCTTTGGCTTCTTTATTAGCACGCTCTAGACTATCCATTAAGCCTTCCGACAACTCCTTTGAGAGGGGGTTCGCTTTACCATTGTCGAGCGAAATTTTCGCCACGCCGCTATCTAATAACTCGTATTTCATCTTGCTACCTTAAAGTCTGCCAAAATCAAAGGTAAGAATATAACGCACCGCGACGCTTTCGCAGTAGCACTTTTATTATTGAGAATGCCTCGCCAACAGTCTTGATCAACCAAAACTTGGCTAATGTTCTAAAAGCTTTGGCAATTTTGCCACCATCAAATAACTTTGATTCATTAATAATATAAAAACATGTCACTTCCGATATATCACGTTTAGGCGTAATTTAGCACCAGCTGACTAATTGCATGTGCAACGAAGTAGATCAATGAGGTTAGCAATTCTTAATTTTGTGTTTGTTCCCACATCGGAGAAATTGCTATGACTAAACTTACATCTTTCATCCTTGGCGCTGCTATCGCAGGTGCTTCTTTGTCAACCCATGCCAGCACTGACTTGGACCTTGAACTCAGTCGATGCGCTGAAGCTGCACTTGCCTCACAACAAGTAAGCGTGAAAAAAATTCGCGTTGAAACACCAACCAACGACGCAGCACTGATGGATCATGACCTGTCTCAACGTGTTACCGAATATCGTATGCGAATTGCTAGCGACATCTCTGGCCAAGAGCTAGGTAATGTTACTTGTCGAATCAGCAAGTCCGGCGAAGTGACCTCAGCAAAATTTGACGCTTAAACGAGTCCATTTTGCAAAGCTTGCAGGGCCAGCTTGACCTAACGTTCAGCTGGCTCTAAGCGTTATTCAATACGCTCGTGCGGGCCGACTACACAAACAAGCCAGCACACCAAACATTATTAAAACATTACTGATCGCCCGCCATCTACGGCAATAATCTGACCGGTAATGTAATCCGCATCATCTACCAAAAAACGCACTAATTTCGCGACATCTTCGGGTTTACCCATACGTTGCAAAGGGATTTTCTCGAGCACTTCGGTTTGAGTGGCTGCCACCGCGGTGTGCTCTGGCCATAGAATTGCACCGGGCGCTACGGCATTGACTCGAATGTTCGGCGCTAAATCTCGCGCCAGCGATTTAGTCAGCATTTCGAGACCAGCCTTGGCCGAACAATAGATTGGATGATGCGCCATTGGATGACGTGCGTGAATGTCCACCAGATTAATAATCGATCCATTCGTTTCGCGTAAATGCTTTACCGCGGCTTTAGCGATAAATGCCGGCGCCTTTAGGTTGCTGCCAATTAGATCTTTCCAAAAATCATCCTCAATAAGCTCGATCGGCGTTGGGTAGAAAGTTGACGCATTATTCACGACCACATCTAAGCGACCAAACTGATCTAAGCATTGCTTTATCATGCCAGGTATACAAGATAGATCCAGTAGGTCACCTTGCACAGCAATTGCGCTATCCGGTCGTTGATCATTCAATTGTGTGGCGAGACTGTGAGCTTCAGACGATGAAGAACGATAATGAATCGCTATATTGTGCCCGACTTCGTGCATGGTGAGAGCAATCTGTCGACCAATGCGACGTGCTCCACCGGTAATTAATATGGTTTTAGGAGAAGAGTTCATTTAAAGATGCAAATAACACAACAAAAACTTACTATATCGCATTCTTGTCAATACACCTTTAACTTCCGCGACTAACCCATGGATTTGTATCAAGCTGTGGTCTTGGCCATTATCCAAGGCCTTACCGAATTCCTGCCTATCTCGAGTTCTGCCCACCTAATTCTGGTGCCAGAGCTACTCGGCTGGCAGGATCAAGGCCTCGCTTTCGACGTGGCCGTCCATGTCGGAACCTTAATCGCGGTAGTCGCGTTCTTATTGCCAGAGATTACTCGAATCGTGCCTGCATGGTTTGCTGGCTGGGTAAATCGACAATGGAGCAACGACGGACAACTCGGATGGCTAGTCATATTAGCGACTATTCCGGTCGGCATTGTTGGGTTATTGGCCGGTGATTGGATTGAAATTAATTTGCGCTCAGCAATGGTGATTGCCGCTAGCACACTGCTGTTTGGTCTACTACTCGGCTGGGCTGACCGCGGCGGCGACAAAAATCATAAACCGATGACCAAACTCGGCTGGAAAGACACGCTCATCGTCGGCAGTGCTCAAGCGCTCGCGCTGATTCCAGGAACATCTCGGTCAGGTATCACCATGACCGCACTGCTTGCGCTCGGCTACACCCGAACCGCCGCTGCACGCTTTTCATTTTTAATGGCGGTGCCAGCGATTGCATTGCCCGGACTGCTAAAATCGGCCGAGCTAGCGCAAAGCCAAGCCACTACCAACTGGACAATGTTAGCCGTCGGCGTGCTTGTTTCAGCAATCGTGGCATTTCTGTGTATGCAGTTGTTTATGCGCTTTGTCGAGCGCGTTGGCATGTTACCGTTTGTCCTTTACCGAATATTTTTAAGCTTGGTTATAGTAGGCTTTATGTTATGAGCGATTCCGATTTTCGACAGCGATTCGTATTTGATAACCTCGATGTTCGAGGCTGTATTGTACGCTTAGACGAAACCTGCGCTGCCATTCAAAATACCCATCACTACCCGCCGCAATTGGCCAGTGTACTAAACGAGTTTGCATTAGCCGCTACCCTGCTGCGTGATTCAATCAAAGTCGAAGGGAGCCTTACCATTCAGCTTAGAACGCCGGGCGCTATTTCGTTGTTGATGGCCGACTGTATGTCCGACCGTCGCGTGCGAGCTATAGCCGAATACAGCAATGACTTATTGGCGCCAGACGACCCCATTCACCTCAACAACCTAGGTGCGGGATCAACTCTAGCAATCACCATTACACCAGATGAGGGGGAGCGCTATCAAAGTATAGTGGCGATCGAACAACCAACTCTCGCGGCATGTTTAGAAGATTACTTTGCACGCTCAGAACAATTACCGAGCCTGTTCAGATTCCATGCCGACCAACACGTCGCCACCGGCATCGCTCTACACGCATTACCGGCCCACAAAGAGAAAGATGCCGCAACCAGCTTAGATAACTTTGACCGATTACGAGTATTGCTCAACACGCTAACGCCCGAAGAAGCACTCACATTGCCGGCCACTGAAATATTGCTAAGACTGTTCCATGAGGAAGACTGTCGCCTATTTGATGCACATCGTGTTGAATTTGGCTGTGTCTGTTCCTCCGAAAAATCCCTCGATGCGGTGAAAGCGCTTGGACAAGACGATGTCAAAGCCCTAATTGCAGAAAAACAGGCCGCCGGGGAATCCACACTCGTCATCGACTGCCACTTTTGCTTTCAGCGTTACGAATTTGAATTCAACCAACTAACTAACTTATTTACGTCATGAGCACCTCCCTAAAAGACCAACTTCTTAAAGCTGGTTTAGTCAAAAAGAAAGACGTTCAAAAAACCGCCAAAAAAAAGGCTCCAAGCGTACCTAAAAAGGCTCGCAACAAAGCCAGTGAGGCCACATTGCGCGCGCAACGCGCCATGCTAGACAAGGCAAAGAAGGACAAGGCTCTCAATGAAAAACGCAAAGCCGAGGCCGAACGCAAAGCGCGCTATGCACAAATTAAACAGTTAGTAGATGGCGGTAAACTTGATCGCAAAAAAGGTGAAACAGCGTTTAATTTTCCATTTAAGAAGAAAATCAAAACTATCTACGTTACCGATGAGCAACATAAATTACTTAGCAAACAGCAAGTTACCATTATTTCAATGGACAATGAATTGTTTGAAATTGTGCCTAAGAAAGTCGCTGAGCAGGTCGCAAAGCGCGAACCACAACGTATTATCAACATTAGTTCTAGTAGTGATACGCCGAGTGCCAATGATCCGTATGCGGATTATGAAATTCCCGACGACCTTATTTGGTAGCCTGAATGAATCAAACTGACGACCTTCTGACCCAAATCTTAGCGTGGTTGGCTCAACCGATTGCCTTGTATTGGCTAGTAGCGAGCAGCGCAATTTTGCTATTCGCATTGTTAGTCAACATTATTCGCACCAGTAAGCGCATCACCAAGCTTGACCAAGAACGGCAGCAACTGGCAATCATTCAAGCAACGCAAAGTCAGAAGATAGACAGCCTCAGCTCCGATAACAGCCAATTACTCAACAAGGCCGAGGAAAGCAGCCTTCAGCTAACGCGTTTAACCAGCGAGACCGCGCAATTGAAGAGCAGCCGCGATGAAAAAGCGGAGCAACTTGCAAACAATGAGAATGAGCGCCTGGGCCTGCGTGAGATGGTTGAGAACTATCAACGCAAAGTGAGTCGACTCGAAGCCGATATGCGGGAGCAAAATGCTCGGCTGCAGTCAGAGCAAGATAAACTAAGCGAACTCAAAGCGCAGTTTGAAATTCAGAAATCCCAGCTGAAAACTGAGTTCAAGGTGGTTTCCGAGGAAATCATCAAAGAGCGACAAAGCATGCTGACTGAACAGAACAAGGTCGGAGTGAGTGCCTTGTTACGGCCCTTGCAAGACCAAATTGAAGGGTTTCAGAAACGTATCAATCAAGTTCATGACGAAGCGGTCAAAGGCAATACCAGCCTTAAAACCGAAATCGAGAATGTCATGAAAATGGGCATTAAGATGCGCGACGAAGCAAACAGCCTCACTACTGCGTTAAAAGGTAGCTCGCAACAACGTGGCGCATGGGGCGAAGCCCAGCTCGAACGCACACTGGAAATGAGTGGCTTGGTTGAGCATGACCATTTTGAAAAACAAACATCGTTCGTGGACGATTCTGGTCGACGCAAACAAACCGACTATCTGATTAAATTACCTGGCGACAAATGCATCGTAATTGATAGCAAAGTGTCACTCAATGCCTATGAACGGGCCTCATCGGCGGATCCTGAGCAACAAGCCGACGCTATGAAAGGGCACTTATCCTCAGTGCGTCAACATATTAACGATCTAGCGTCTAAGGACTACACCAACCTATATGGTGTGCATAGCCCAGACTTTATCTTGATGTTTATGCCCGTCGAACCCGCTTACATCGAAGCATTAAAACAAGACCCTGAATTGTTTGGCTATGGTTACAGTAAGAATGTTGTGCTGGTATCGCATACCACGTTGATTCCAATACTACGTACCGTCGCCAATCTTTGGATGTTAGACCGCAGCAATAAAGAAGCACGCCTACTCGGCGAGCGTGCAGGTGATATCTATAACTCAGTGGTGCTTGTGTCAGAACGCTTACAAAAGCTCGGTAAGACGTTGAACACAGCGAGCAATCATTTCAATGACACCGTGACATCATTAGCTGGCACGCAAGGGCTCCAAGGCAAGGTTCAACGATTTAATGAACTGTCTGCAAAGGCCAATAAAACCATGCCCGAGCTTGAACACTCACACATCGAATTTGACACCAGCAAACTTAATGCGCAGCCGATTGGCCGTGTAGAAGGCGATACAGACGAATAATAGATACTGAACAACCTAGGGGAAGGGCATGACTATAAAAAAAATTCTAATCACGGTCGTTGTTATTTTGCTGCTAGTAGCCGGCGTTGGCTTGGTTGTTGGACCGACGCTGATCGACAAAAGCATGAATGTAGTCAATGCCCACACATCGTACCCCGTATCAGATCGTGCTAAACAGCTACACCAATCCTTGGTTGTTGGCGACTGGCATGCCGATAGCCTATTGTGGAATCGTTCGCTTGAGGAGCGCCATGACTTCGGCCACGTTGACTTGCCTAGACTCCAAGCTGGCAATGTTAGCCTGCAAATGTTTACCACCGTAACCAAATCACCGAGCGGCCTTAACTATGAAGAAAACAGCGCTGAGGCAAACGACAGTATTACCAGCCTCGCGATGTTACAACGGTGGCCTAGCAAAACTTGGAACAGCTTGACTGAACGCGCACTGTACCAAGCAAGTAAACTCCACGCAGCGGCGGCAGCCAACCCAGACGACCTGGTGGTAGTGCGCTCGCAAGCCGAGCTTACTGAGTTTAGCCAGCGTCGACAATCGAACCCGAGCCTAGTTGCCGGCTTACTCGGCACAGAAGGCTCACACGCTCTAGATGGTGAACTCAGCAATGTCCAACGTCTCTATGATGCGGGTTTCCGAATGATGAGCTTACAACATTTTTTCGACAACAAATTAGGCGGCTCGTTACACGGAACCAGCAATGCTGGGCTCACAGATTTTGGTCAACAGGTAGTGAGGAAAATCGAAAGCCTAAACATCGTGCTGGATGTATCACACTCTTCAGAAGCGGTGGTAAGCGACGTGCTAAAACTTGCATCTCGCCCATTGGTGGTAAGCCATACTGGCTTTAAGGGGCACTGCGACACACCGCGCAACATATCAGACTCGTTAATGCAGTCTATCGCGCAACAAGGCGGCTTGATAGCCGTTGGTTATTGGGATGCCGCGGCCTGTGGTGAAACGCCGACTGAAATCGTCTCAGCACTGCAATATGGTCTGTCGCTGGTCGGCGAAGACCATCTTTCTCTAGGCTCCGACTTCGACGGCACTGTCACCACGAGTCTAGACACCAGTGAATTACCAGCCTTAACCCACGCCATGCTTGAAGCTGGGTTTAGCGAAAGCCAGATTAGTAAAATCATGGGCGGAAACATGCTTCGATTCCTACAAACATATTTGCCTGAAAATTAGTCCTAGCGGCACGCAACGAGCTAACAACCCATGACAGCCAATCGAATAATATCAACTATTCTCTGCGCCAGTAGCTTGCTACTTACCTCGCTCAACGCCACTGCACAAAGTGTTGATGACGAAGATCTACTTAACTTCTTGCCGGGCATTTTAGCGGGAGTCAAACGTCTGCCGATTCCGATCGACTTCAACGTAAAAAAGCCGGTTCTAGAGTCACCGAATGAATACCTGATCGACCTAAGCAATTGGGGGGTTCCAAGCAATGGAACAAATGCTTTAGCCACCACTAACGGCTTGCAGGCCGCATTAGACTGGGCTGATTCAAACGGCTATAACAAGGTGATTATTCCCAACGGGACATTTTTGATCGGAAAGTACGGTAATTCAATTTACCAGCGCGGACTCGAGTTGCATAGCAACATGAGCTTAGAGTTGAGCCCAAATACCGTACTGAAGATGGCTCCCAATGACAAATGGAATTATTGCATTCTCGCACTCACTGGCGACACCAATGTAACGATCCGCGGCGGCACCTTGATCGGCGACCGCAATGAGCATACCTATACACCACGCAGCAACGACGGCAAAACCGCACACGATGAAGGCCACGGAATTTGCATTCAAAGCGGATCAACACGAATATTGGTTGAAGATATGACGATCCGAAATCTCACCGGTGATGGCCTGTTGTTGGTCAACGATATTGAGGACGTGACGATTCGCAACAACAATATTTACAATAACCGTCGCCAAGGAGTATCGCTAGTTGGCACCTTACGCGTGGCGATTGAAGCAAACGAAATTCATCACATTAAAGGCACTTCGCCGCAGTTTGGCATCGACATTGAAGGCGCAGGACGTTCAGATAAAGACATTCTGATTCGCAAGAATTATTTTCACCACAACCGTGGCGGCGACATAGTTAGCAGCACCGGACGCAACACCTTCATTGTGGATAACGTATTAGAACAGGGCGATGGCAGCAGCTATATCGACGGACCGCTCGTCACCTGGCACCGTTCAAGCCACGTAATCGCACATAATAAAATCACCATGTTAAGCCGTTCGGTCAATGGCTTACTAGGCTACATTCAATACTCAAGTGGCGGCCCTAAAGCGCATAATGAAATCACCTACGTGCACGACAATGTGTGCAATGGCTGCGGTATGTATATGTATAAAAGCGCCGACGCCGACATTCGCCGTAATAAATGGCTTGGCTACTTTTTAGCCTTGAACGAGTTTGACAATGCCACAGTGATCGATAATGTCACGACCACTCACACCGAACCTGGCAGCCCAAGCTACTGCTGGTCTTATCGAATTCGCGACACAACTGGCCAAGCAGCCGGCAACACGCACAACGGTGTGGCCGTCAATTTACCGCTTAGCAACGTACCGTGGACCACCGCCTGCCTGCGCTAAGAATCCGTTAATCGGCCTCCCTCACAATAGCCTTTTGCACGACTTTTATGGCGCTGATGCGAGCTTGATGAATACGCTGCTGAATCAAACCACCATCACTTAAGCCTTGCGCAATTGATCCGGCGTCGACCTGTTTGGCGGCTTGTTGAAATTTTAAAAACAACTCAGCTTGTGGGTACTCTCGGTCTTCAAACCCGGTACGCCCACGGGCATCGGCAAGACAACACAAAGCCACTCGGTTAGCGCGCTCGTCATCCATCAAACTGCGTGTTTTCTCTAGCATTTCAAGCACCGTTTTCGCACGCAGCTCAAACATTTTGTGCATATGTAAATGGTACTCGGACACCGCCAACGCTAATGCTTGGTACTTTTTAGGCACTCTTAGTCGTGTGCACAAGTCCCGAATCAGTGGAAGTCCACGCTGCTCGTGGCCACGATGCGACGGCAGCTCATCAGACGGAGTTCGCGCCTTGCCGAGGTCATGTACCAATGCCGCAAACCGCACCAAAGGATCAGGTGTCAGCCTTGCAGCTTGTTCAACGACCATTAGCGTATGTATACCGGAGTCTACTTCTGGATGATATTTGGCCGTTTGAGGTATCCCGAATAGGGCTTCGATCTCCGGTAATATGCGAGCCAATGCGCCACACTCTCGGAGCACTGAGAAAAATAGCTGCGGTGCATCAGTGTCTAAGGCTTTACGCATTTCAGCCCAAACCCGCTCAGGCACCAACGCGTCAACTTCGCCGTTTTGCACCATCTCGCGCATTAACGACATGGTCTCAGGCGCTACGGTAAACTTAAACCGCGCGGCAAAACGAGCGGTTCGTAAGATACGCACCGGGTCTTCGACAAACGCGTCAGACACATGACGTAGCACGCCAGCCTCTAGGTCTCGCCGACCGTGATAAGGGTCAATTATATTGCCATCGACATCTTCAGCCATGGCGTTAACCGTTAAGTCACGACGCGCTAAATCCTGCTCGAGTGTTATTTCAGCCGACGCATTGAACTGGAAACCTTGATACCCTTTAGCCGTTTTGCGCTCAGTACGAGCCAACGCATACTCTTCACCTGAGCGTTTATCAATAAATACCGGAAAGTCCTTGCCGACCGGCTGATACCCTTTCTCGACCATTATTTCAGGTGTCGCACCAACAACAACCCAATCTCGATCTAATACCTGCCGCCCGAGTAAACGATCACGAATGGCGCCTCCAACTAAATATACATCCATGCAAGGCCCATTAGTGAATTCCGTATTGATCGCGGTAAGCTTGCATACGATCGAGATTCTCTTGTTGGTCTGGCTGTTTCTTCAAGTACTCAATTAAGTCTGCCAAGGTCGCAATTGCAACAACCGGCATACCATACTCTGCTTCAACCTGCTGAATCGCAGAGGTATCAGTTGGCACGCCATCTTTTTGGCCTTTTTCTTGCCGATCAAGTGCCAGAAATACCGCTGAAGGCGTGGCGCCAGCGGCGGTGATCATAGCGTATGATTCACGAATCGCCGTACCAGCCGTAATAACGTCATCTATAATTGCAACATTACCGGTGAGTTCTGCCCCGACCATGCTACCGCCTTCGCCATGATTTTTCTTTTCCTTACGATTAAACGCAAATGGAATCTCTTTGCCAGATGCTTCTGACAACGCCATAGCAACCGCACATGACAGCGTAATACCCTTGTAGGCGGGACCGAATAAAACGTCGAACTCGATGTCAGAATGTTCAATACTGGTCGCGAAATAGCGACTGAACTGCAACATCGTAGCGCCACTATTGAACAGCCCAGTATTAAAAAAGTAAGGGCTGAGGCGGCCAGACTTAAGAGTGAACTCACCAAACCGGAGTACA includes:
- a CDS encoding pteridine reductase, translating into MNSSPKTILITGGARRIGRQIALTMHEVGHNIAIHYRSSSSEAHSLATQLNDQRPDSAIAVQGDLLDLSCIPGMIKQCLDQFGRLDVVVNNASTFYPTPIELIEDDFWKDLIGSNLKAPAFIAKAAVKHLRETNGSIINLVDIHARHPMAHHPIYCSAKAGLEMLTKSLARDLAPNIRVNAVAPGAILWPEHTAVAATQTEVLEKIPLQRMGKPEDVAKLVRFLVDDADYITGQIIAVDGGRSVMF
- a CDS encoding Hsp33 family molecular chaperone HslO codes for the protein MSDSDFRQRFVFDNLDVRGCIVRLDETCAAIQNTHHYPPQLASVLNEFALAATLLRDSIKVEGSLTIQLRTPGAISLLMADCMSDRRVRAIAEYSNDLLAPDDPIHLNNLGAGSTLAITITPDEGERYQSIVAIEQPTLAACLEDYFARSEQLPSLFRFHADQHVATGIALHALPAHKEKDAATSLDNFDRLRVLLNTLTPEEALTLPATEILLRLFHEEDCRLFDAHRVEFGCVCSSEKSLDAVKALGQDDVKALIAEKQAAGESTLVIDCHFCFQRYEFEFNQLTNLFTS
- a CDS encoding undecaprenyl-diphosphate phosphatase, whose amino-acid sequence is MDLYQAVVLAIIQGLTEFLPISSSAHLILVPELLGWQDQGLAFDVAVHVGTLIAVVAFLLPEITRIVPAWFAGWVNRQWSNDGQLGWLVILATIPVGIVGLLAGDWIEINLRSAMVIAASTLLFGLLLGWADRGGDKNHKPMTKLGWKDTLIVGSAQALALIPGTSRSGITMTALLALGYTRTAAARFSFLMAVPAIALPGLLKSAELAQSQATTNWTMLAVGVLVSAIVAFLCMQLFMRFVERVGMLPFVLYRIFLSLVIVGFML
- the folB gene encoding dihydroneopterin aldolase — protein: MDTIYLKGLTLKCTIGVWQWEQAIKQTLKLDIELSTDASKAAQDDDLEQALDYQKVAERMQMVANEAPVKLLETLATRLANVLLDEFETTRVKLTLDKGQAVKGVKNVGIIIERSRD
- a CDS encoding right-handed parallel beta-helix repeat-containing protein gives rise to the protein MTANRIISTILCASSLLLTSLNATAQSVDDEDLLNFLPGILAGVKRLPIPIDFNVKKPVLESPNEYLIDLSNWGVPSNGTNALATTNGLQAALDWADSNGYNKVIIPNGTFLIGKYGNSIYQRGLELHSNMSLELSPNTVLKMAPNDKWNYCILALTGDTNVTIRGGTLIGDRNEHTYTPRSNDGKTAHDEGHGICIQSGSTRILVEDMTIRNLTGDGLLLVNDIEDVTIRNNNIYNNRRQGVSLVGTLRVAIEANEIHHIKGTSPQFGIDIEGAGRSDKDILIRKNYFHHNRGGDIVSSTGRNTFIVDNVLEQGDGSSYIDGPLVTWHRSSHVIAHNKITMLSRSVNGLLGYIQYSSGGPKAHNEITYVHDNVCNGCGMYMYKSADADIRRNKWLGYFLALNEFDNATVIDNVTTTHTEPGSPSYCWSYRIRDTTGQAAGNTHNGVAVNLPLSNVPWTTACLR
- the plsY gene encoding glycerol-3-phosphate 1-O-acyltransferase PlsY, which translates into the protein MSAIPPFLWPVFAYLMGSISSAVIVSKLFRLDDPREVGSGNPGATNVLRSGSKAAAIVTLLGDVLKGVIPVLLAQYAGVSNGMLALVAIAAFMGHLFPIFFGFKGGKGVATAIGVYAALSWQLLAIFVLVWVATAALSRYSSLAALVASAVTGLASFAVFNQPDQLQLIGGVFWIVAFTFQRHKENIERLKAGTEGKIGQKK
- a CDS encoding multifunctional CCA addition/repair protein codes for the protein MDVYLVGGAIRDRLLGRQVLDRDWVVVGATPEIMVEKGYQPVGKDFPVFIDKRSGEEYALARTERKTAKGYQGFQFNASAEITLEQDLARRDLTVNAMAEDVDGNIIDPYHGRRDLEAGVLRHVSDAFVEDPVRILRTARFAARFKFTVAPETMSLMREMVQNGEVDALVPERVWAEMRKALDTDAPQLFFSVLRECGALARILPEIEALFGIPQTAKYHPEVDSGIHTLMVVEQAARLTPDPLVRFAALVHDLGKARTPSDELPSHRGHEQRGLPLIRDLCTRLRVPKKYQALALAVSEYHLHMHKMFELRAKTVLEMLEKTRSLMDDERANRVALCCLADARGRTGFEDREYPQAELFLKFQQAAKQVDAGSIAQGLSDGGLIQQRIHQARISAIKVVQKAIVREAD
- a CDS encoding DUF2058 domain-containing protein codes for the protein MSTSLKDQLLKAGLVKKKDVQKTAKKKAPSVPKKARNKASEATLRAQRAMLDKAKKDKALNEKRKAEAERKARYAQIKQLVDGGKLDRKKGETAFNFPFKKKIKTIYVTDEQHKLLSKQQVTIISMDNELFEIVPKKVAEQVAKREPQRIINISSSSDTPSANDPYADYEIPDDLIW
- a CDS encoding crotonase/enoyl-CoA hydratase family protein, with protein sequence MKYELLDSGVAKISLDNGKANPLSKELSEGLMDSLERANKEAKAVLICGNPGMFSAGFDLKVLAQGMDVAKGMLNQGMIFMEKLYSHPQPVVIACEGHAVGMGVFMLLAADYRVGASGEFAIRLPETAIGMPFTPLLKIIAKAHIDPRHHGQAIVQSRAYDPVLAAQIGMLDEVVEPAQVVDVAMAKAEELAKLPADQFAENKLDIRADELSDIRVSMGIVT
- the pyrE gene encoding orotate phosphoribosyltransferase translates to MLPYQEQFIEFALKTGVLRFGEFTLKSGRLSPYFFNTGLFNSGATMLQFSRYFATSIEHSDIEFDVLFGPAYKGITLSCAVAMALSEASGKEIPFAFNRKEKKNHGEGGSMVGAELTGNVAIIDDVITAGTAIRESYAMITAAGATPSAVFLALDRQEKGQKDGVPTDTSAIQQVEAEYGMPVVAIATLADLIEYLKKQPDQQENLDRMQAYRDQYGIH
- the rmuC gene encoding DNA recombination protein RmuC, whose protein sequence is MNQTDDLLTQILAWLAQPIALYWLVASSAILLFALLVNIIRTSKRITKLDQERQQLAIIQATQSQKIDSLSSDNSQLLNKAEESSLQLTRLTSETAQLKSSRDEKAEQLANNENERLGLREMVENYQRKVSRLEADMREQNARLQSEQDKLSELKAQFEIQKSQLKTEFKVVSEEIIKERQSMLTEQNKVGVSALLRPLQDQIEGFQKRINQVHDEAVKGNTSLKTEIENVMKMGIKMRDEANSLTTALKGSSQQRGAWGEAQLERTLEMSGLVEHDHFEKQTSFVDDSGRRKQTDYLIKLPGDKCIVIDSKVSLNAYERASSADPEQQADAMKGHLSSVRQHINDLASKDYTNLYGVHSPDFILMFMPVEPAYIEALKQDPELFGYGYSKNVVLVSHTTLIPILRTVANLWMLDRSNKEARLLGERAGDIYNSVVLVSERLQKLGKTLNTASNHFNDTVTSLAGTQGLQGKVQRFNELSAKANKTMPELEHSHIEFDTSKLNAQPIGRVEGDTDE
- a CDS encoding dipeptidase; translated protein: MTIKKILITVVVILLLVAGVGLVVGPTLIDKSMNVVNAHTSYPVSDRAKQLHQSLVVGDWHADSLLWNRSLEERHDFGHVDLPRLQAGNVSLQMFTTVTKSPSGLNYEENSAEANDSITSLAMLQRWPSKTWNSLTERALYQASKLHAAAAANPDDLVVVRSQAELTEFSQRRQSNPSLVAGLLGTEGSHALDGELSNVQRLYDAGFRMMSLQHFFDNKLGGSLHGTSNAGLTDFGQQVVRKIESLNIVLDVSHSSEAVVSDVLKLASRPLVVSHTGFKGHCDTPRNISDSLMQSIAQQGGLIAVGYWDAAACGETPTEIVSALQYGLSLVGEDHLSLGSDFDGTVTTSLDTSELPALTHAMLEAGFSESQISKIMGGNMLRFLQTYLPEN